Genomic DNA from Nocardioides aquaticus:
CCAAGGACCAGGTCGTCCCGGACCGGGCCACCACCCCCACCACCGAGCAGGAGCAGGCGTGAGCAGCGACCGCGCGGGCACCCTGGCCCGCCCCGAGGACCTCGTCGACGTCGCCGCGCTGGTCACGGCGTACTACACCGAGCAGCCGGACCCCGAGGACCCCGACCAGCAGGTCGTCTTCGGCACCAGCGGCCACCGCGGCAGCAGCCTGCGCAAGGCGTTCAACGACGCCCACATCGCCGCCACCACGCAGGCCATTTGCGACTACCGCCGCGAGCAGGGGTACGACGGGCCGCTCTTCCTCGGCGCCGACACCCACGCCCTGTCCACCCCCGCCTGGACCACCGCGGTCGAGGTGCTGGTGGCCAACGACGTGACCGTGATGGTCGACGACCGCGACGGCTACACGCCCACCCCCGCGGTCTCCCACGCGATCCTGCGCGCCAACCGCGGCAAGGACCTCACCGGCGGCCGCCCGGGCTCCGGGCTCGCCGACGGCATCGTGGTGACGCCGTCCCACAACCCGCCGGGCGACGGCGGGTTCAAGTACAACCCGCCCCACGGCGGGCCTGCCGACTCCGACGCCACGAAGGTGATCGCCGCGCGGGCCAACGCGCTGGTGCGCGCCGGGCTGGCGGGCGTACGCCGGGTCCCGATCAGCCGCGCCCGCGGCCAGGTGCACCGCTACGACTTCCTCGGCACGTACGTCGACGACCTGCCCTCCGTGCTCGACCTGGACGCCGTGCGGGAGGCCGGGCTGCACGTCGGCGCCGACCCCCTCGGTGGCGCGGCCGTGCACTACTGGGGCGAGATCGCCGAGCGGCACCGCCTCGACCTGACCGTGGTCAACCCGCTGGTCGACCCGACCTGGCGCTTCATGACGCTGGACTGGGACGGCAAGATCCGGATGGACTGCTCCTCGCCCTCGGCGATGGCCTCGCTGATCGGGCGCAAGGACGAGTACGACCTCGCCACCGGCAACGACGCCGACGCCGACCGGCACGGCATCGTCACGCCCGACGGCGGCCTGATGAACCCCAACCACTTCCTGGCCGTCGCGATCGGGCACCTCTTCGGAGGCGCCCGCCCGGACTGGCCGACCACCGCACGGATCGGCAAGACCCTGGTGTCGTCCTCGATGATCGACCGGGTCGCCGAGGACCTCGGCCGGCCGCTGGTCGAGGTGCCGGTCGGGTTCAAGTGGTTCGTGCCCGGGCTGGTCGACGGGTCGTTCGGCTTCGGCGGCGAGGAGTCGGCCGGCGCGTCGTTCCTGCGCCGCGACGGGTCGACCTGGACGACCGACAAGGACGGCATCCTGCTCGCCCTGCTGGCCTCCGAGATCCTGGCCACGACGGGGAAGACGCCCAGCCAGCACTACACCGAGCTGACCGCGCGGCACGGGGAGCCGGCGTACGCCCGGGTCGACGCCGCCGCCGACCGGGACCAGAAGGCGAAGCTGGCCGCCCTGTCCCCCGACGACGTGTCGGCCACCGAGCTGGCGGGCGAGCCGATCACCGCCAAGCTCACCGAGGCGCCCGGCAACGGCGCGGCCATCGGCGGGCTCAAGGTGACCACGGACTCGGCCTGGTTCGCCGCCCGCCCGTCGGGCACCGAGGACGTCTACAAGATCTACGCCGAGTCGTTCCGCGGGCCCGAGCACCTCGCCGAGGTCCAGGCCGCGGCCCGCGAGGTGGTCTCGGCGGCGCTCGAGGCCTAGAACCGGGACCACGGCCCCGGCCCTGGGAGGACGTTGGTCCTCAGATGAGTCCGGATGCCGGTTTCCTGGGGAGAACCGGTGCCGTCCTCACCACAGGCCGTCTACAGTTGGTCTTGACCGAGCCGCTGGTGACCCGAGACGCCAGCGGCTCGGTCTCTTCATGTCCGGAGCAGGCCGGTCCGGCGGGCCCGTCCAGCGGCCCCGGCGGCCGCGGCGGGTGGACTCAGTCCTCGTCGGAGGCGAAGTCCTCGTTGTGCGTGCCCGGTCGGGCCGCCCACGGCTTCTCCTTCGCCGGCCGTACGACGACCAGCCGGTCGCCCCGCGCGAGCTGGGTGACCGTGGGGTCGAAGTAGCGGAAGACCTTCTCGTCGCGCACGACCGCGATCACCTGGTCCGGCAGCGACTGCGGCTGGGCGCCGACCTCGCCGACCAGCAGCTCCCGCTCGGCGACCTCGAGGCCGTCGCCGTAGGTGAGCAGGTCCTCCATCACCGAGCCCAGGGTCGGCGACAGCGACGACAGGCCGAGCAGCCGCCCGACGGCGTCCGAGGAGGTGATCACCGAGTTGGCGCCGGACTGGCGCATCAGTGGGGCGTTCTCCTGCTCGGTGACCGAGGCGATGATGTAGGCGTCGGGGTTCAGCTGGCGCACCGTCAGCGCGGCCAGCACGTTCGAGTCGTCGCGACCGGTGGTGATGATGACCTGGTCGGCGGTGGCCACCCCCGAGCGGCGCAGCACCTCGCGTCGGGTGGCGTCGCCGGTGACGACCGCGAGCCCGTCGGCGTGGGCGTCGGCCAGCGCGACCGAGCTGGGGTCGACGATCACGAAGCTCTCCCGCTCGACACCGTTGCTGACCAGGGTGTCGACCGCGCTGCGGCCCTTGGTGCCGTAGCCGACGACGACGACGTGGTGGCCCATGTGCTTCCTCCAACGTGAGATGCGCAGGGCCTCGCGACCCTGCGAGGCCAGCACCTCCAGGGTCGTGCCGATCAGCAGGACCAGGAAGGCGATGCGGGCGGGGGTGACGACGAACGCGTTGACCATCCGCGCGGTCGGGGTGACCGGGGCGATGTCGCCGTAGCCGGTCGTGCTCAGCGTGACGGTCGTGTAGTAGATCGAGTCCAGGAAGTCGACGCTGCCGTCGGCGTTGTCGCTGTAGCCGTCGCGGTCGAGGTAGACCAGGAGCACGGTGCCGACCAGGATCGCCAGGGCCAGCAGCAGCCGCCGGGTCAGCGCCCAGACCGGGCTGCGGGTGCGCTCGGGAAGGCTGACCCTGCCCCGCCGCATCGCCCCGACGTCCGAGACGGAGCTGAAGGGGGCGCGCCCGGCGTCCTGCTGCTCGGTCGGCTCCTGCACGCCGAGAACCTAGCCCACGTCCCGGCCGGCGCCGCCGCCGACGCGGTCGCGCCACCGGGCGCTCAGCGCCGAGCGGGCGCGCACGGTGCTCTGCTGGGGGAAGACCTCGTCGAAGGCGGCGTTGACCGCGGCCCCGATCAGCACCGCGATCGCGACGACGTAGAGCCACAGCAGGACCGCGATCGGCGCCGCCAGCGGGCCGTAGATCGACGCCGAGTCGTCGGAGGTCACGGTGAGCACCCACCGCAGCACGTACGACCCGACGATCCACGCGACCAGCGAGAAGCAGGCGCCGGGGAGGTTGAAGCGCCAGTGCGTCCGCACCGGCACCGACACGTGGTAGAGCGTGGCCAGGAAGCACACGCACAGGACCACGACCAGCGGCCAGTAGAACGCCAGCAGCGGGTCGAGGCCGTCGGGCAGCACCCGGCCGACCATCTGCGGGCCGGCCACCACCAGCGGCAGCGCGACGATCCCGATCAGCATCGCCAGGATGTAGAGGAAGAACGACAGGGCACGGGTGGCCACGATCCCCCGCTGCCCGCCGAGCCCGTGCATGATCGTGATGGTGTCGACGAAGACGTTGAGCGCGCGCGACCCCGACCACAGCGCGAGCACGAAGCCCAGCGAGATCACGTCGAAGCGGCCGCCCTCGAGCACCGAGTCGATGGTCGGGTCGATCACCTTGCCGACGGCCGGCTCGGTCAGGAACCGCGACGACAGGTCGATCACCGCCGCCCGGATCTCCTCGACCTGCGCCGGGGTGAACCGCTCGGTGACGTAGCCGACCGCCCCGGCCAGCGCGAAGACCAGCGGGGGCACCGAGAGCACCGCGAAGAACGCGGCCTCGGCGGCCAGCCCGGTGACCCGGTTGCGCAGGCAGGAGGCGACGGCGGTGACCACGATCCGCCAGACGGGGTGCAGGCGACGGCCGAGCAGCGCGACGTACGTCGCCAGCGCCGCCGTGCCGGGGCGGCGCTGCTCCGCGGCCTCGGTGGGGTGGTCGGGGTCGGGGTCGAGGGGGTCGGGCGTCGCGGGCTGGGGGGCAACCGCAGCCGGGGTGCTCGCCGGCGGCGGATGCCGCTCGGTGGGCGCGACCATGGCGCCTAGGTTACGTCCATGGCTCCTGCGAACAGCCCAGCCGACGGGCGCGCCGCGCACCGCGTCGCCACCAACCAGGCCCCGCCGCTGACCGGGCACGACGTCGTCGGCGGGGACGCCGCCCTGAGCGAGGCGGTCCTGCGGCACGCCGACGAGGCCACCCTGGCCGGGCTGCTGCCGCTGGGTCGCGAGGCCGGGTCGGCCGAAGCCCGCGAGCACGGCCGGCTGGCCAACGAGCACCCGCCGCGGCTGGTGCCGTACGACCGCTACGGCACCCGCGTCGACGAGGTCGAGTTCCACCCGTCCTGGCACTGGCTGATGGGCCGCGCGGTCGGGCACGGGCTGGCGGCGGCGCCGTGGGAGTCCGACGACCCGCTCGCGCACGTGCGCCGGGCGGCCGGGTTCCTGGCGTGGTCGCAGACCGAGCCCGGGCACGGCTGCCCGGTGTCGATGACCTACGCCGCCGTGCCCGCGCTGCGCGCCGACGACGCCGTGGCGAAGGAGTGGACGCCGCTGCTGGCCTCCACGTCGTACGACCCCGGCCTGCGCGCACCCGCCGCCAAGCGCGGGGCGCTGGCCGGGATGGGCATGACCGAGAAGCAGGGCGGCTCCGACGTCCGGGCGAACCTCACCGAGGCGCGCCCGACCGCGACCGACGGCGAGTACACGCTGCACGGGCACAAGTGGTTCACCTCCGCGCCGATGAACGACGTGTTCCTGGTGCTGGCCCAGGCCGGGGGCGGCGTGACCTGCTTCGTGGTGCCGCG
This window encodes:
- the pgm gene encoding phosphoglucomutase (alpha-D-glucose-1,6-bisphosphate-dependent); protein product: MSSDRAGTLARPEDLVDVAALVTAYYTEQPDPEDPDQQVVFGTSGHRGSSLRKAFNDAHIAATTQAICDYRREQGYDGPLFLGADTHALSTPAWTTAVEVLVANDVTVMVDDRDGYTPTPAVSHAILRANRGKDLTGGRPGSGLADGIVVTPSHNPPGDGGFKYNPPHGGPADSDATKVIAARANALVRAGLAGVRRVPISRARGQVHRYDFLGTYVDDLPSVLDLDAVREAGLHVGADPLGGAAVHYWGEIAERHRLDLTVVNPLVDPTWRFMTLDWDGKIRMDCSSPSAMASLIGRKDEYDLATGNDADADRHGIVTPDGGLMNPNHFLAVAIGHLFGGARPDWPTTARIGKTLVSSSMIDRVAEDLGRPLVEVPVGFKWFVPGLVDGSFGFGGEESAGASFLRRDGSTWTTDKDGILLALLASEILATTGKTPSQHYTELTARHGEPAYARVDAAADRDQKAKLAALSPDDVSATELAGEPITAKLTEAPGNGAAIGGLKVTTDSAWFAARPSGTEDVYKIYAESFRGPEHLAEVQAAAREVVSAALEA
- a CDS encoding potassium channel protein; its protein translation is MRRGRVSLPERTRSPVWALTRRLLLALAILVGTVLLVYLDRDGYSDNADGSVDFLDSIYYTTVTLSTTGYGDIAPVTPTARMVNAFVVTPARIAFLVLLIGTTLEVLASQGREALRISRWRKHMGHHVVVVGYGTKGRSAVDTLVSNGVERESFVIVDPSSVALADAHADGLAVVTGDATRREVLRRSGVATADQVIITTGRDDSNVLAALTVRQLNPDAYIIASVTEQENAPLMRQSGANSVITSSDAVGRLLGLSSLSPTLGSVMEDLLTYGDGLEVAERELLVGEVGAQPQSLPDQVIAVVRDEKVFRYFDPTVTQLARGDRLVVVRPAKEKPWAARPGTHNEDFASDED
- a CDS encoding YihY/virulence factor BrkB family protein, whose translation is MVAPTERHPPPASTPAAVAPQPATPDPLDPDPDHPTEAAEQRRPGTAALATYVALLGRRLHPVWRIVVTAVASCLRNRVTGLAAEAAFFAVLSVPPLVFALAGAVGYVTERFTPAQVEEIRAAVIDLSSRFLTEPAVGKVIDPTIDSVLEGGRFDVISLGFVLALWSGSRALNVFVDTITIMHGLGGQRGIVATRALSFFLYILAMLIGIVALPLVVAGPQMVGRVLPDGLDPLLAFYWPLVVVLCVCFLATLYHVSVPVRTHWRFNLPGACFSLVAWIVGSYVLRWVLTVTSDDSASIYGPLAAPIAVLLWLYVVAIAVLIGAAVNAAFDEVFPQQSTVRARSALSARWRDRVGGGAGRDVG